The Chroicocephalus ridibundus chromosome Z, bChrRid1.1, whole genome shotgun sequence sequence CCCCTTGTCACCTCAGTCATTATAAATAATATAGCCCttataaatgacaaaaatgtcAAGATTTGACACATAACAAGGAAGTAtgtctctgtatttctgtgtatttcagtgtctctttttatttctgtgtatatgTTGAGTTTTATCTCACTCTTCCCAGTTTATATTCACTGTGGCAAGAAGGAATCTCAGCAATGTGCAGGCAAGGCAGGGGGACTACGCTCCAAAGATGTTTCTGAAAGGGGGTTTGAGCTTCCCCCCATGCAACAAAGCAGGGAAGTAATAACTTCTTCCATTAGTGCCCACAAGCACCTTCGCAGTCACGCAGCTGCCACGCTACTCACTCTCGCGCTGCCTTTCTCCTGCCACGGGTGCTCactcctgggggggctgcagcccccaggttgaGACTGCTGGGAGAAGAGCTGGTGCGTGCCCACCTCCTCCGGAGAGACCAGGAGGAGACCAGCTCCTCCTGAGCCTGCCACCCTCCCTGCCTGAGCCACACGAGCCGGGACGTAGGTGCTTAGAAGAAAGAATAGGCTTTCTCGTGCCTTAAGTTCTGCTTTCTCACTTTTCCTTAACATTTTTGGGGGTGTTCACtccttttggggaaaagaagggCAGTTAGTACAATTTTATCCCAAGATTTCTGGTTTTACCTGGGTGTCACAGAGGAGAAAGTTGGAATGTATGAAGACTATGGGCTCGAAATATGACAGATGGAAAGAACCTAAGCAGTGTTTATTTGCCTATGACAGATGGAAAGAACCCAAGCAGTGTTTACCTCAGGTCTCGCACCTTTTAGCCGTTGTATGGCAGTGGCCGACTGAGGATTATCTCGGGATTATCCTGACCTTAGCTTTTCAGGAGAACTCTCCTGCTGAAGGCAGGCACTGTTCAACTATTGAAAAGCTGTAGCCTCTCtctctgggagagaaaaaaacagaaaaaaatcttataatACATGCTCAGGTAAATACCATGCTCTGCTCTCATATTTACAGAACACTTAAGTTGTTTATGAATTTTCAGATAATAACCACCAAATCCTTGTAGCAGTTAGCTTTATCTCATGGAACAGGAAACAGAGAGAACTGGAATTTGAACTGGCAAATGTAATCTTCCACAGATAACTGGGCAGAGCACGGATGTAACCTTGCAAAGGTTCCTGCTGTCCATCCTGCAAACCACACTCCCAAAGATGCTATAAATATTATCTTTCCTTTGCAGCTTCAGGACAGCCTGGTCTCTGGCAGCCGACCTCCTTAAAGTACATCTTCCTCTTTAGCTGCCAAATTTTTCTGTGCATGTGATGCTCTGTATCCATCCTTCACAGTATCTGCTTCCTGGTGGTGCTCTAAGGGTTTGATCCTCTGCTTAAGGTCAGGATTCGTCCTGTGTACAGGCATGCTTGGCGTATAGCTGTGGCTCTCGAGCACTGCTGTTACTGTGGATGTGAATGGAATTAGTCTCTAGTGAGGGACGCAACTCTTAACCAAGATTCCTGTTGTATCATATGTGCAACAGCCTTCAGGGCTTTGCTGAGTCATGCACCAAATCTGCCTGTGACTGTGCAGAATGCTGCAGGGAGCACATTAACGAAACACCATTTAGGGAGAAAAGACTTGTCTTTGTTATCTTCCAGTGGCAGACTAGTGAGAGAatgttaaaatactgtattaagTTAGTTGTTATagggaagggagaagaatgaTGCTTCAGAGTTATATGTCCACTAAAATTGAAGTTTGGATAGTGtgcattcagaaataattttattttccagtaatgACAATATGCAATATCACGTAAGAAATGAAATTGAAGAATTGATCTTATTCTTCAAATACAGGATAGCTTCAATATTAAAATTAACATATAAATATAGCATCAATCTTATTTCCCCACTCATGTCCACTGAGTAAATGCACATAAAGAATGAATCACTGAAACAGTATACTGAGAGAATCAAAGTCATTTTTCAAAGGTGTCAGCACAAATGTGAGGTGAGCCTGTTCACCGAACATCCAACAAATGTTGTAGGGGTGGCCCTTCAGCCCCATAAGGAGGACAAGTCGGGGACCCTCGGGGGGAGCAGCACAACCACCGGCAAAGGCAAGGCAGGGAGGAATTTGGGGCAGGACAGACCCATTGCACTGTGCTTACCCCACACACTGACTCTTCCCTTTCTACAGGTATGTGAGCCGCTGAAGGATGTGAGCTTCCCATTAGGGGTCTCCACAGCACTGCTCTGAGGGagaaattattattgttaatgTTTACATCATTGTTTGCCTTACCCACTTTGTCACAGCTAGAGGTTAACGAAGCAGAGATTAAGCAGCGTGCCTCTGGGGCAGCAGCCAGCCTTTGCAGAGTGCACTGCTCTGGTCTCTGGTGGGCTGATGGCAAGCAGAGCCGTGGGCAGATATAGCTTCCCCTGGCATTGCCCTTTGGTTTTGTGTGCACCCACGGAGAGTTGACAGTGAAATCACCAGCCTGACAGGAGAAAAAGCATCCCTGGGGCACCCCAGACAGGCACCCAGGCAGCTGctcagccaggagcaggaactCTCCAGAGGGCAAGGGACGAAGCTCTCTTGCTTCAACAAAGCCACAGCTGCTCTAGCAcccaaaatagaaataaaaaaaaataaattaaaaaaaaaacaacaacaaaaccacacaaaaaccccaactaaccaaaaaaaaaccacccacacaaaaaaaaaaaaaaaaaggtccactTCCTTGGTTTCTGGGCTTCAGCAGAGACCTCGCCAGGCTCCAGCCATCTTTCTTGATTCTTAAATTCGGGGTTTTTTCCGCTGGGGGTTTCTGCGCACCGATGCCTCCAGCCTtacctctcctctccatccccgaTGCCTTCCGCAGCAAGTAGTTGCTCCGACGTGGAAATACCCTTTTTCACCACAAGATGGAGCTGGGAAACGCAGGGTTGGGGTGCCGTCTGCGCGGCCCTTCCGCCGCATCCCGGCGGCGCGGCAAAGGATGCTGCCGGGCGACGGGCGCTCCGCAGGAtcgggacacagccctgctgccgCCACCTGCGGTGACACAGCTGTCACCGACACCGCTAAAAGCACGGTCTGAGGCAGAACGGGGCCCACCAGCCTTGGGGTGGCCGCTGCGGGCCCCGGTGGACGGGGCACCCAGGGGTTCTGCAGAAAAGGGGCTGCGGTTGCCCACGCAGCGAGGGTGGGAGTGGGTGGGCATCCGCCACCAGCACGGCGAGGGTCGGAGGAACAGGTCCCAGCACTGTGCGGGCCAACACGCCAAGGGGTCCTTGCTGTGTGGCGGCTGGAAgttaaaaattgtatttgacTGTAGCGCTAGCCCGGAAAACACAACTGGGTGTATAAAGTAGTTTCTCAATGATACCGTGGCAGGCCAACCcatatttgtaaaaaaattaatgttctgGATAGTCAAAATATTGTGTGGTCGAACAAAAAACGTTGTTCAACatcaaaatctgcattttttattttgaacacatttagatttactttattttaaaaaaaaaaaagagagaattgttAATTGGGTCAAAAGGTATTTTATAACATCAGGCAAGGATTATTTGAACTTGCTTActttttcagaaagcagtttaTCAAACTGTTTATTAAAATATCGTAATGCTCAATCTGCATTTTTCACCACGACTATTTAGAGTGGTAATCATTCGCTCCAGTTTAGCCAAGGGTCACCTTTCTTTGAAACATGCATCCCAATTCCAAGGTGCCAAAactctgttctctgaaaaccccCCGTCCATAGTGTGTAAGGTTACTATGAGCTGTTGCAGGTGTCACTGTCTGGTCTTTCTGCTGCAGATGATTTGCCCTCTgtagcaaacaaacaagcaaacaaaaaataattcgTTCAATGTATAGGGATGCCTATACTGCTGGAGGGAAATATGCTTGGTGCATAAGCTCAAAATCAGAGCTCTTAGACCTATCTGCTCTTACCTATCCTTTGACACTTAATCTCTTCATGATGTTGGAGCACAGCATTTCACTAACTCATCCCTTTCTTTTTGCAAGATCAAGCTTATTTTGCCTATTACTTTTCTCTCTGAAGTGGCTGGAAGATGAATTTGTTTCCAAGTACCATGTGAGCGCAGGCAAATCTGTCAGTACAAAACTGTAATTCTGCATTTATGAAAATTCCAGATGTTTTCACATTTACACTTCCATAAGGgaagctgtttattttctttcctccctccccctgcctttaTGTCTTTGCTCTGTAGCATTATCAACAAATCCATTTTTGGAACAGGTCGGAAAATTATGCAAGAAAAAGTATATTTCTGTTCATTTATCCcctcaggaaaataaaatcattatttattttattctcctttttgtgCATGTTCAGTAACCTTATGAAATGCAAGATTCACTGGGTGCACAAACTTTACAAAATATGAAATGCCAAACGAGAACACAGGCACTCGTATCAGCAGTGACACCAGATAACATGCCTGACTTAATTACACTTTTAAAGCCCGTCTGCTTTAGAGTCCAACTTCAGGGCAGCCTCAATTGCTTTTGAGGTGTGGGACTAATCCATACGCCTGACAGGCCTGACAGCCATTTCATCTGCATTGAGAGGTGTGTTTCAGAAAAGCCGACTGTCAAGCAGATGCAGTCACTTGTGAACAGCTGAAAAAATGGCACAAAAACCTTAACAAACTTCTAAGTGGACAATTACTTTAGTGGCATTCCTCATCAGAAGCAATTCCTAATGTTACTCTGACACACGTAAGATATGCAGTGTAATCAATGCATGCAAACATGCAATAAATTGTTCAAGCCATTACTTTTCTAGATTTGGGGAAGTTGCCATTTGGCTaaccattattttaaagaaatgcctgCTATTACATCCTACCTCCTTTTTTCTACATCTACAGTATAGCATAAAAGACGCTTCTGAAGCATCgggacagacttttttttttttctggttactaTGACTGTAACAAGCTCTGCTTTACTCAGCTGAGCTTGGAAGTGTCTGCAGTACATAGTCAAGAGACCTCAGCTTCCCTGATGAAAACATTTGCCTAATCTCAGTTGCAAGCTCCAAGGCAGGGAAGCAGAACCTGGACTCGGAAAAAAAGAGGCTTCCCTTGACTGCAGTTACTGGAGCTGGACATTTTAACCCCAGCTGAGGATTAATCAGCTCTCTATCTTCAGAAATGTTATTTGGCCAGTATAAATGACATAAACCAAGATCATCATCTTAGTTTATTTTTCTAGAGTCCTTAGCATGCTACATTAACCTGACAATGTTTAATCTTGTGTTCATTTCACAATACACTTCATGCAATTCACAGCTGTAATTGGTTTTACACTGACATTACAAGTTTCAACCTAGCCATGGGAAAAGAATAACTCTTaatattatttctctgaaaagcGTCCAAGCTCAAATGGCACAGAAGCAGCTCATGCTAGTTTCATGTgcatatttctttcttctgccttttctttcactgcaaGGATGATCACTGGCATAAGATTGTAAGGTCCTTGTTTTAGTCCATTTGCAATTGAACTACATTTGCTTGATTTCTTATGTCCTGAGGAGTTCTCTCTTATAAAACAGCATTCAAGTATTCTAGTTTAACATCCCCATTTTTTCTGAGTTAAGGTACAAAGTAGACCTTGGGCTTCTTTTCCATTACGAGTCTTCCAGAGTCCCATAACTGGTAGCCGTAAAGTCTTCCTTTGTAACACACACTCAGCACTAAAGCCAAAGTATTGCTATTTGGCATTATCCAGTGAAGTGCAAGAAATTAAATAAGTTATGTCTTTATTGCTATAGTACAATACCAAGCAGAGTCACTTTTTAATACAATTGCTAGGGTTTTGTAGAGCACATGTCCCTCCTCTTGGGGCCCAGTAGTTCAGCTGCACTGCAAGTATCACTTGGCTATCACATGTTGAACGTCTGTCTAAGAAGATGTGTTGAGTATTCTTGAGTCTGAAGAATCAGACCTCTCGTCATACTCATCTTCTGTATAAATCGGTTGCTTAGACACAATAGGACACCCGTCATCAGGGATTGAGATCCTAGGATCTTCTGACGAGCGGGAAGGAAGGACAGGTGAGCTTCGGAAAACGCTGGCCGAGTTGCTAGAGAACGGGCTGACATACTGGGACCGCAGCTGGTACTGCTGCTGCAGCGTCATGGTGTTCCACAGGGTGACGTCATTGGGCAGGAACGGGCTGGACTGGTTTCTTGCCAAAGTGTTCCTCAACATCAGTGGGTAGCGTGGTGGCTGAGGGAAAGGGTGCTGCAAAGGTACGGCCAGAGGATTTGGCACGACATTACTGGAATCGGCAGAGAACCTCAGTGTGTCAGGAACCCTAAATGCTGAGCCCACAGACCACTTGGAAGAGGAAATAGGGTATGAACTCAGTGTGTGTTCAAAAATGTGCCCATTGGAAGGCAAAACAAGACCATCAGATTCTGCAGAAGTTCTCTCCCCACTGGCCACCGAAGACCGACTGGACAGGAGAACCTCTACAGCACTCACCAGATCACCGCCGCACCCCTTCAGGATCAACTCCAGCACAGTTGGCTTTTGGTTAGGGAAGATCTTTTTCAAGACTTCAAGTGGAGGTCTGTTGGCTTTCAAACTGAAAGGTAAAGAAACTGTGCCAGAAGGACCTTCTATCAGGAGGTGGTTCTGCTCTGGGTGGTACTTTGGGCTGTCTGGACGGCTCTCTGTGCTCCCACCATTTTTCTGAACCGCATAACCGACCTCATCCACCGAAACAATTTCAGGGCTTTCAGGGGTGAAGCAACTTTTGGCTTTAGTCATGTCTGGGGAACTCCTTTGGTCTGTGTCTTTGTCACTGTATGTCTCAGCATTGTCTGCTCCACTGGCATCACCCAACCGCTCCTCATTCATGTCtgcaaagagaaggcagagaagtTAACAAAAAACTGTGGCCAAAAGCTTTTACAGACGTTTGAGTATACAGTCTTCTTAAAGTGAACAGAGCAAAAtcctagggggaaaaaagcatttttcatagaGATCCTGCTAAAATTAAGGTCTGTTTGCAACATGTCATGAGAACAAAACCGCAAAAGAACAATGTGACCTGGTCTAGGCTGCCTTACAGATATCTATCTCATTCTCACATATACAAGAAAAGAAGCAGTGGTCATTTTTCTGCTGTGTCAAATATGCTGTATCAATCCTCTCTCACTGGTTACAAGGCAGCAACACACCACCTGAGTGCAAGCTTTCCCAGAGGAAGTTCAGTACTTCCACATCATAACTCCTCTCTAGCACCGTCTCACTGACTGTGAGCTGAAGATATCCAGAGGGCACTTGGGAGACCAAAATTCCCTCTGCAAGTCCAACAGCATTGGTGGAACCACTCCACCATGACTACTGGCTGAAGGTTAAAGAAATCGTCAAGTAAACCAGTGTGTTCCAGTTCTGGCTCTGCAGAAACTGGTTCCTTCCCCAGCAAGAATCAAAGGATTTTCCTCCAAAACCTGGAGCATAGCTGATGCCTTGGCCTATTAGAGCACAGAATCtagaaaaatctggtttagaGAGGACCTCTGGAgggcatctggtccaacctcctttTCAAAGCAGGAGTAACCTAAAATATAGAGCAGTTTGCTCATGACCCTGCTCAGCTGAGTTTTAAATAATTCCATcgatgaagactccacaacctctctcaGCATTTGTTCTCGGTACCTTGGTTTTTGTGCATTAAACAAAGAAGGGCAAAAGCTGGTATAGAGCTGAAAAAGAGCCCTTTGACCACACTGTCTCCAGATGGACACTCAAAGATGGGGATACTCCAAGTAACTTTGGTAACACCTGCAAGAGTCCGGAAACCTCTGAAATAAGACTGCT is a genomic window containing:
- the DMRT3 gene encoding doublesex- and mab-3-related transcription factor 3; this encodes MNGYGSPYLYMGGPVSQPPRAPLQRTPKCARCRNHGVLSWLKGHKRYCRFKDCTCEKCILIIERQRVMAAQVALRRQQANESLESLLPDSLRALPGPPGSAEPPAPPPGPPPCAAPPRAPAELAAAAALRWAAEPPPALSGPLPKADMNEERLGDASGADNAETYSDKDTDQRSSPDMTKAKSCFTPESPEIVSVDEVGYAVQKNGGSTESRPDSPKYHPEQNHLLIEGPSGTVSLPFSLKANRPPLEVLKKIFPNQKPTVLELILKGCGGDLVSAVEVLLSSRSSVASGERTSAESDGLVLPSNGHIFEHTLSSYPISSSKWSVGSAFRVPDTLRFSADSSNVVPNPLAVPLQHPFPQPPRYPLMLRNTLARNQSSPFLPNDVTLWNTMTLQQQYQLRSQYVSPFSSNSASVFRSSPVLPSRSSEDPRISIPDDGCPIVSKQPIYTEDEYDERSDSSDSRILNTSS